The Ptychodera flava strain L36383 chromosome 7, AS_Pfla_20210202, whole genome shotgun sequence DNA window gaataaaaatcagggggtcaccgtgcgaagattggtaccagagaaacctATTACGGTACCTAACagttatcgatatttgaaattccaaatggccGCCACCTCTGTGTAAACTCTGTtcaggggaaaaataaaatattcgattTTCGATAAACTAATTAGGCCTTTACGTGATTTTTTCTACTCGAAGACCTTTCAAATAAATCTCCAAAAATGGTTGATCTGGTGGATCAGaacaaaacaattgtaaaaattttagaatccaaattatccaaatatctgtccccgatgtGCATTTTACCATAATTATGCAACTATAATTTCTTGTTCCGCTTCCTAACGCATGTGGAGATACACAAGTATTCAACTCGTCAATTCAGCCTGTACacgtgtaaactgcattgttatcttgacgagtgaattctggtcctgacttgaatattcaaatgttaaaaataacagAGCAATTTTGCACGTATAGACGCTGCGTTGACAAGCTAATTAGTTTGGGTTTTTTAGcatgctttgaggagtagaacaagaacacagtcgACATACACAACGACATTAATGAAAAAGTCACCAAACTCTACAACTACTGGCCCTttttatttaaagttgtatatctAAACATTTCTGCTCCATACGTGATGTCCTAAAAGAGGTTGTtcatacatttttttccaattcttGCGACGTGTTGGTGAGTGTGGCATTAAAGGCGTGTTCTTTGACCCCGGGGTCTACCAATTACACACTTGGCAATtccttttttttccatttttagtaCACTGACAAAGGATGTAGCAAATATACACCTCCGGCATGCATTGTGTCATCGTTTTGTTCTGCAAGATTAGTGATTGGAACATACAAACAGGCCACACAGGGCATGCGCAATTTCCTCCTGATCGACACGGGCATTTTTCCGAAGAGCATGCATTGTCTGAATTGTAGCCGAAAAGATAtaacagacacattccaattgTGAGTTCATactgatttgtacaaaactccGGTGAAATCTGTATAGTCCTAcgacaaaatcaaatttgttttattagaACTATGTGGCTGGAAGTCTGACAATGCAATTGGCAAACACAATTTCGTAGTTTTATACCCAACACAATGACAGTAATTCATTTTCGTTTCTCAATCACTCGTTCCCACGAGCTAATTCCATAGGTCAGTATTGGTTTCAAGGAGATAGATAATTCAAACAGTAAGCTTAGTGCCAAAGAGCCATCAAAATAATTCAACAGTTACATAAATCACAACCCATTCAGAGATTTAAAACAAGAACTTTTAATTCTTTGGTCTCTGCGCAAACTTAATTCTGTGATAGCTTGTAAGTTACTGCACATGATCTTTCAAGTCAGTCGTACACAACCAGTGTGCGTTGTCGTTGAAGTACACAGGCAGATTGTTCTCTGATAGGAAACTATAGGAGGCGCCCCCCACATACCACCTACAGCTGATGTTTTTTCTTCTCCTACACCTTCTCAAGCTCACAAACCAGAAGACAACACGTAATTTCTCATGCAAAGTACGTGAAAAACCTGTTCACCATATCCCCTGATTGATATGTTCGCGACGCTATTATCGAGAACTGTAGATAAATATATTTGTGTTTAAATCAGATTTTGAAACAGACCGTCATTCAAACTGTACAAGAAATTGCTTACACATTTAtcttatttaatattttatattcgaTTTAAAGAGATCAATTTTATTGTACTTTTCCTATTTAAAGTGTCTTGCAAAAACACTTCATCGTTTCGTTAGAGATGCAGGTTGCAAGTTGTGTATGTCGCCCTCTATTTTCACCGTCGCGTATTCACCCACCTAAGGGAAGGTACCCACTCCTGTTCAATAATAAGATAGTCGGTCACGATTGCCCTTTGACCTAAGATCAGATAGCGCGGTATCGACAATTTGCAGACACACCATGATGAGCGGTGTAAATCAGCCATTTCAgcatttttgcatatttgactGTCTCTGATAATTATAGCAGCTTACGTGAGTATTCTTACAGAATGTCGGAATTTCTGCTGGGAGGAATGGCTGCCTGCTGCGCGGGATTTTTCACCAATCCGCTGGAAGTTGTGAAAACTCGCATGCAGTTGCAAGGCGAACTGCGAGCGAGAGGCACGTATGTAAAGAGCTACAGAAATGTCTTCCACGCTTTCTTTACGATAGGGCGAGTGGATGGGATCTTTGCTCTGCAGAAAGGACTTGTCCCAGCACTGTATTACCAATTCCTAATGAACGGCACCAGACTCGGGACGTTCCAGTGCCTAGTGAATTTTGGACTAGTGAAGGATAAAGATGGTAATGTGATTTATTGGAGGAGTGTCGTTGCGGGCGCCTTTGCTGGTAGCGCAGGAGCGGTCGTAGGAAGCCCTATGTATCTGGTAAATAAAAATTGAGAGTGGTAACTTGTATGAAGTGTATGTTCAGTTTCTAAGGAGTTGGGGAGGGGTTATAATGTTAGTTGTTATGTCGTCTCTTGCAGATATTTAGCAAACGATAATTCAAGCAAAGTTTTTCGGCACTTCGACTTAACTGCCCTACCTGCAAAACAACACGACCTTGGTAAATCTCTGCGTCACCGGTGGGGCTATGTGTTTTTATCGGTTAGGCCGGTAGTAGTGGGAGGCGTAGCCGGTGACACAAGCCTTGACCCAGAACTTTGTCTGCCAATTTTAAACCTTTGTCTGCCTGTAtgttattgttcatatgttGTGGTAAAATTCACCGGGATGACCCTGGACTATATGAATATCAGAATGGAAAATGTACAGTGCTGTGTAAAATCATCTGCTCCATTAGAATGCCAACGATCACATACTGGggtgtatgtatgtttgatgTTGAGGCACTGGTGGTACAATCACTTGTTACGCCGTGTGGGTTGACCCTACAATTACCcattcaaaaaattatttcccCTCCATCAGTACTCTCTAGGCCGTAGACAATTAACTGCAAGAAATGAATACATGATGATCACCGCCTTCTGACATCATTGCCAGCTGGTAGTCCTGAAAAGAGTCCAAAGATACCACAACACTGTAAGATTTGCCTGATGGACAGACCATGGTCACCCAGGCCCTCTGTAACAACAGTGTTTTCTCTACATGTTCACTGAAGGGTGGAATTTCTGCAACATtcattaaagggatatagtcgtcggcaCTGTGCCTGTgggagtttcttgtttacaaacaatgtatttcgtaaaagatatcaagatgcacctcatcatcatagctgcaacatttaaattatatgatgatagattatgacagacatgttttaactgtcatcaatcaccattgtgccttggatacattgttgctatgggtcgtatgggtcccatacgacctttgagcgcagttccgatgactatAGCCCTTTAAGATAAGGTGgtagacttgacattttaggggcagaaacaacagcaaatttacAGGTCACTACACGATGCGCTTGGGTCACCAATCATATGGGCgtatttgcttgctgtgttttgtgcacCATTTTCGcactgtcagtaacttttacaGGGCAGAAAATGGCTCGAAATGTGCAATTTGTGCAAtagcgcagtcgagagaaaccCTGTAAAAAGTATTTTGTGTCAAAAATGATCTTTTGTAcagccatagacagtagagttgCTTCTACTGGCTGTAATTCAAGTCATCAAATTGGAAGATCACTTCAGACACTGCCATTAAGCAATATCTCTATGCACTTGGCCTGACTGTATTTAACAATCAGGCATgagaatattgtgttttttcaataatttaatTATAAAAGAGTTACTCTACAACACATTTGTTGTTTTATATCCCAAATTTTGGCATGAACTGATGGCGTAGTCAATCTAAAGCTTTACTTGccttttgatgttttctttaTTTGTACCTGTGTTTAAGTATTAATTTAGGCCATGTGGTTTGGGACATGATTGATATTTTTAGTCAAATCGGTACAGACATGTCTGGTAGCATGTCATTCACGTCGGTGCTGATTATACCAGATGATTGAATCATCGATTAAAAAAGGTTGTTTTGACCTTTTTCATTGTCATTTAAAATCTTCCTCAGATCAAGATAGATTCAAAAACTCTTTGATTCCGTGTTTTTGCAGTGGTTGGGATATACGGGTCACACCGCCTACAACCCCTGTACAATTTATGTTTCACTGAGTAGGATTTCTTCAGGAGAACCCCCGAAACATGATGTATGAGAACAGACtaacacctctctctctctctctctctctctcatagatCAAGACACATTTACAGTCCCAAGCCACAGATATCATTGCTGTCGGACATCAGCACACGCACACAGGATTTTTTCAGGCAGTCCGAGGGATTTTCAAGGAATACGGTGTGTTTGGCCTGTGGAGAGGTGTCACTGGTGCCATACCCCGTGTCATGTTTGGATCCGGGGCTCAACTGTCAACGTTTTCAAACAGCAAAGAATATGTTGAAAAGAGTCAGGTAAGACGCAGCATCTGATGCCATAAGTGAAACTGGGATTTCTATgcgttttaataaaaaaaatgtctttcttaGTGTTCTACTTCAGTGTACAATTGGTTGTATAATTATCCCAACAACTGTATTTGTAACATGCAAGATTGGAGCAAGACCGCCCTCTGCAGCATACACAGAGTTTTCTCTGCATATTCATTGAAAGGGGcactttctgccccattcatcaaaattagtggGCGGACTTGACACTTTAGGGGGCAGTCACTTTTGGTGTTGATTTTGCCTTCCTAGGAAGCGCTTACTCGATATTATGTTCGTCACCAGTTGCATCATCTATATCGCACGCAGCACCCATACTTACATCGACATCATGATGTTTGTCAGCTTGTGATGGCATATGCTCAGCTGCTCTCCATCTTCTGTCGATTTGTCACCCACGTTTCCCTAACTCAGAATCTGACGGAATTGTTCCCTTGGACACGATTTGGTCCGAATTAGGGGGTTTAAATCCGATCAAACGATAGTGTTGTATTGCGATACGCGTGCCTACACAATGCTAAAGCTGGAATTTTCCCAATTCCatcattgatatatatatatatatatatatatatatatatatatatatatatatataatattatatatatatatatatatatatatatatatatatatatatatatatatatatataaagttccCTACACTATGCACTTGATTCACCCTCATATATCTGTGgacatctttgcttgttgtGTTTTGTGCGCAATATCTGCGCTGTCAGCAACTTtttcagggcagacaatggctcgaaatgcacaatttgcgcaatcgcgcagtcgagagaaaaccgtgcatacattaaccctttcaccatcggTATGGGGCTGGCCCGTGCAAATCTCCAGAAATTCCTAAACTGACTCAAAGAATTCAGAAATCTTTCAGGTTAGAAGGAACACAAATACAGTAATATCTACAAGAAGGTTACTCTGATCTTCTcagacaggttttacttaatATTAACCATATCTATCTCTTTGAATTTTTGAATCCCATTAGAATTTATTAAAAGAGTAACCTGTCCACTCAAagaagtgtaaaataaataaatagatgtaaccattcaaatattttttttttcagatatttaaGCCAGGCAGTTGGATGATTCCGTTCACCGCCAGTTGCATCAGCGGCGTCGTGGTAACCATCGTCATGACACCTTTTGATGTCGTCAGCACACGCCTGTACAACCAAGGCGTGGATGCCAACGGGAAGGGCAAATTCTACACAGGATTTCTTGACTGCTTTTGGAAGATCCTGAGGAAGGAGGGTATCTGGGGATTCTACAAAGGTGGGCGGCGTCCTATTTCAGGCTGGGACCACACACGATGCTGAGCTTGCTTTTCTGGGACAAATTACGAACATTTTATGTGCAGCTCCAAGCAAACAAGGGATAGGTCCCTGGTTTGTTGTTTGCCAGCTGACTGACATGCTTGAACGCATACTTCTCAATTGGTGGTTTGCCTTTTGATGCTCGAACTTGTTTTCCTGACACAAGGGTGCCAATTCTCAGGTTACAAATTACATTGCTACCGTACTACACTTGCTAATGTCCCCGCTCGACTTCACATATTCTTATCTCTGCCAGTGTACCCGAAGGACACTGAGTCCAATCTCCATTACAAAAGCATGAAAAGTGATGATGTGTTCTTAGGGAGTTCAATAGCTTTATGAAGCAATTAGGATCCCTTGGGACTATGGTGATTTGAAAGTTATTCAGTGTTTTCCCAATTGTCTTTGATTTTGCCTCTCTGCCTAACACTGATATGCCCTCAGCAGTCTGGCTCAGCAAGACCCCAAGAAATTGCGTAACATAAACTTGGCCTATATGGCTATAACGGCACACTGAACTAGGCTATATTGGCTTGAACTTGAGCAGGACAGACCTGAAATGGCCTCATTGAGAGCTTTGTCTATTACATTCCATTGCCAGTCAACGGTAAGAATGTCTCACTATCAGTATCAGTGATACCCTTGACAGAATCACCATGTCGACTGTGCTCTGTGCCTTTTGTACAAGAATGGTAGTGTTACTGCAGATTGGGTAACAGAATTGGCTAACTTCCATGAATACTACAAGCAACTCTACTAGTGCCATATGAAATTTAGTCATTTGTTCCTATGACAACAGGTTAGCCCTTTCATTGTATAGAGGTTCAGCGTGTTTGTTGAAAACAGAAAGTATTAATGAAACTGTGATAGGAATAAGATTTCTCGTAGTCCCTTTAATTGTCTCATGGCATAGTATGCCTTCCCTGCCTACTAAGGTACTGCAATGCACAGATGACATATGgcagcttcaaaatgaaatgcTGCAATGGTTGAATGCTGTTAGCTATTTCCACAATGTTATTATGACCAATGACTGTTTTATTCAGTCCATCACTCGTCAATCAAAAACCcaactgctgatgtgcagctggcttgtaaggttatatctgattgagCGATTGTCGCTATTCActgcaacttagggagtctgttTTGTATAATTCAATGATTACAGTCAGATTTAGCCAACCagttggataacagcttccgagatgctgcacattagcccaaaCCCAATTTAAAAGATGAGTTGCACACTGCCCTCTACCCAGTGAAGCAGGGAGgcgtaaagtgccttgctccgTGCCACAATGGTATGCTAGCCTTGAACTTGCCGTGCTTTGATATAATGATAGCAAGTTCAGTACTCTATTTCTGCttgaacaaaagttgaattGAAAAATTCTACTTTGTCACGCACCTTTTGAATTTGCCTTCAGTGTCAGGTTTGAGAGTTCCTTACAAGTGCACTGATTGAATAGTATTGAAAAAGGGACATGTTCACATACTTGTATTTTGTTAAGACATAAACAGTAAAACAGTATCATAAGATCTGCATATCACATGCAACATTGATTAGTATTTGTTGCTCAGCAGTGTTCTGATCACAGGGAACTCAGACTGAATTACAGTgaacaagtaaataaaaattacaaaaataaaaaaaattgaaaaaaaaacagtaaaaaaactGACAATAAACTAAAACAAGCAAAGTCATTTGcctgtttttgtttactttttgtgtattttgtttacttgtttgtttattctttttgtgaccgttttatatttattttttactatttcTATTTACTGGTTTACTGTCATTCAGTCAGAGTTCCCTGTGGTTCTGATATCTCCACAACCttttcacccccatttcccAGCAAATAAGCTCACCCATCCCCCACTTTTAGAACAATAAGAATGTACTTAAGTATGGTGATGAAAGGGgaaaacctgttcacccccgcTTTCCTGTAAAcgggtccacaatcaccattgacaacaatgtgtttgggctaaaccattatggtgaaagggttaaggttggTTAGGAGAATTTATATGTTGATAAATtggagataaaattttagtggtAGCCACACATCAATAATGTGTTATTTTAAGCATTACAATGCATATACAGACTAAATATAGAAATGTGTCACAGGAACTTTATTCAGGATGTTTTTATCGGCCAATCTGACTTTAGGGAAAGGTATAGCAATATTTTATAGATGAGAGCTACACGAAACCTCTTTGCCAacagaaaatacatcaaaataacCAACATCACCAAATTTCATTTACAGTTTTTTTAGGGCATGTTAGTTTTTGTCCACATAGAATTTCTTTTCTATCACACACAAAAATAGATAATAATATGGGCATAAGGTaaatatgttttcatatttcatagttACAACAATAAATTCACACAGTCATTGGAGACGTTCACTAATTTATTCATCCCATAATGCTTTGTTACTAGTGGGCTGAAAGTGACTGGACTCAGCACAAAATATGCATTTGGTAAAACTTACTCTACCTCAGCATTCAACTGTAGCTGTAATACTGTGTGTTTTCAGTTGGTCTGTATGGCATCTAAttatcatatatgcatctcatTAACTTTCAAGGTCAGGAGTGCAAATGTATAAAAGGAATcttttttatcattgactctACATATCAGTTTTGATACATCTTTTGATAAACAGGGTGTGTTTATCAGTTGTTTATTGTGTATTTACAGAATTGTAGCTTGTAACCATGGTAACCATGAATTTTAATAACTATCGAACCTTCTCAACAAATTTCCAAAATGGTGTTATTCACATGTgtagaaaatgttaaaattactATGAAATTTTTTACTGAATGAGGCAAGCTCTTTTTctattgccaaaattatttcACTTGCCCACTTACAATTGCAACATTTCCAGCAATTTAGAAACAATTGTATAGGCATTTATACTTCTTCATCTCATTTGTTCTCACTGTTGTACATTTTTCTGACGtagatgcatcatgggaatttCAGGGATGAGTTTTGTGTATTGTTTtcacttgaaataaaaaaaaagattttgaaaCCAGAATGTTGTATTTCGTGTGACCCTTCTTTTCTAACTAAAGGACAGTCACCCCCTGGCATTTTACCACTGACCTTTAACAATAGTTCAAACTTGTGGAGGGGAAATTTCCTACTGGTAAATGTGCAGGGCGTAAGGCCAAATtaggtatttttttttgttttacgtATGTGCGCCCGTAGGTTTTCACTGagtttttcaggaaaaaaaactttttgcaaaatttttcatCGTTTGCAATACTGGTATTTGTCACAAAACCAGGTCTTAATTTAATTGATCGTACTTCTTGTATTTTTAAAGTGACAGCGtcttttgtgtttgaaaaatggTACAAACAGACGACAGATAGACGGTTTCAATCAAACATTTTTCATCGGGGGTTTCCTTCGGGAATTTCTTCAATTAATTTCAGCCTAGCCTTCAACTTACAAGAAATAAGCTTATGTATATGAGAGAACAGAAGGTAATGTAAACTGTGAGACCTTGCCTGGGGGATGCCTTCTGACATGGGTTGCATGGTATCAACAATTCCTGTTATCCATGATTAGGTCGCAGTCTATTGCCAAGCCATTTAAATGGACTAAACATAATTAACCCAAAAATCCAATCACACTTTGATCGCCTTCAAGATAACAAAAGTAGGCCGCTCTTCTCATGGCCGCACGCGTGCCAGATATGGATAAGAAGCGCGCCCCCACTGGCAATATTATAAAGAACAGATGCTTCGCGACAACTGGACTTgattcaagtcggtgaatttctaaaaataaaatcatttgcagcAGTTTCTCGTATGTCTCTTcttttttcatacaaacctatttggaatttagcagcccaggccaggttttcctacggattgaacgcgttacctttgagtctgcgcagtagtgagttagtttctgccggattccgggagaaactcccctgtatatgctgtatagcgttcaccccactcatcgcgttcaccccactcacgcgtttcacatttaaacagaacacaaatcatcgcgtttaccccactcaaacattcacaaatcacagacttgaaccaagtctacgcGACAACCAACATAATTACGCAAGAACGCTACATAGGTTTTTATACGTTTGTAGGCGATGTAAATCCTACAGCTCCAAGATTTAGTGAAAAAAGAGATGTGTATGACTTGCCACAAGCCGaatacatctctctctctctctctctctctctctctctctctctctctctcatcgcAATTAAGTTTTTAAGTTTCCATGATAACAgtcataattttgtcattttaaattttcttccTCTACTGCGATTCCCCCTAACATGCACCCCGTGAccgatttcccgccattttttttctcattatcCTTGAGGGGGTGGAAGGATGTAAACTTTGGGGAGGGTTAACATTCTGTTTTAACTTTCTTCTAGTTTCTATATTAATTTTGACCCTATCTGATGGGAAACTGAAAACTGCTTTCTGAATTAATAAGTGGGTTACAGGTGTGTTATAAAAAGAAAGTGGTGGGGGAAAACTGAAGAAATCATTTATAAACGTGCAAAGTGACGGATCAAAATGAATTGCAGCGAATAAACGACGTCTGTGAATTATATGATCATATATATCAGCGGCTCAGTCAACATGAAATTTTGATTATGATATTAAATGTTGACCATTATTCGGCCGTTTGACTACCGTGGGACATAATTGTAATTGTGTGCTTCAGGCCTtcatagcaatgaaaatgaatttggaaaattattggCGGAAAATGGCCCGTTTACGCACCATAATAATGTCAACCGAAATGTTGCCTGGTACACACATGCttgtttttttgctttgttttgttggttttcaTATAGACAGTAGTGTTATACGATGTTCACAATACATTTTCGGGGGACACAAACGTCCACAGCGGGAAGGCTAGAGTTAACTTGGACTTCTCTGAGATGTTGCCGGTATCTTTTAGGCTTATATTCGTTTTCGATCTCTCTGCAGTTCGGATTGTGTCAGATGTGTCGCTCAGATGTGTCGCCTTTGCAAACACTTGTTCGCTATATGTATCGGCCATCGAACGATGCTTTCAAGTTACAACTTATTCCAGCACTCGCagctgtaataataataataataataataataataatctttattacccttaatcataataacattacaattcaatgatgaatgtacatctgagttgtgctgtgataaagggtaaatggaaacggaaaatagcaaatgctagtctagtccgttcccaaagccatttgatgttaaagcaaggaaacgaagaagaaaaaagaaaactgaagtatatcgagggtagtgtacatgaaagtagtgggattgcaaagtaacctaattgtaacaaagtaactaagtgaatagAAGAACAACTAgtctacataaataaatatataactaaatagatacgttacgagtaagtagaaatgcgtaaaaaagaaaacgataagagaaaaaaagaaaaaaaaaaaaaaacgtatataaaatatatatatatttaaatatgatataca harbors:
- the LOC139136999 gene encoding solute carrier family 25 member 35-like — translated: MSEFLLGGMAACCAGFFTNPLEVVKTRMQLQGELRARGTYVKSYRNVFHAFFTIGRVDGIFALQKGLVPALYYQFLMNGTRLGTFQCLVNFGLVKDKDGNVIYWRSVVAGAFAGSAGAVVGSPMYLIKTHLQSQATDIIAVGHQHTHTGFFQAVRGIFKEYGVFGLWRGVTGAIPRVMFGSGAQLSTFSNSKEYVEKSQIFKPGSWMIPFTASCISGVVVTIVMTPFDVVSTRLYNQGVDANGKGKFYTGFLDCFWKILRKEGIWGFYKGGRRPISGWDHTRC